In Vigna radiata mitochondrion, complete genome, one DNA window encodes the following:
- the matR gene encoding maturase K — MKEAIRMVLESIYDPEFPDTSHFRSGRGRYSALRRIKEEWGTSRWFLEFDIRKCFHTIDRHRLIPIFKEEIDDPKFFYSIHKVFSAGRLVGGEKGPYSVPHSVLLSALPGNIYLHKLDQEIGRIRQKYEIPRIRSVLLRTGRIDDQENSGEEASFNAPQDNRAIIVGRVKSIQRKAAFHSLVSSWHTPPTSTPRRRGDQKTPFVFPPSSALAAFLNKPSSLLCAAFLIEAAGLTPKAEFYGRECFSYNNWAMRDLIKYCKRKGLLIELGGEARLVIRSERGLARKPAPFKKKNHSFIRICYVRYADDLLLGIVGAVELLIEIQKRIAHFLQSGLNLWVGSAGSTTIAARSTVEFPGTVIREVPPRTTPMQFLRELEKRLRVKHRIHITVCHLRSAIHSKFRNLGNSLPIKQLTKGMSETGSLLDGVPLAETLGTAGVRSPQVSVLWGTVQHIWQGSRGISLLHSSGRSNAPSDVQEAVARSGMSVRKLSLYTPAGRKAAGEGGGHWAGSISSEFPIQIEAPIKKILRRLRDRGIISRRRPWPIHVACLTNVSDGDIVNWSAGIAISPLSYYRCRDNLYQVRTIVDHQIRWSAIFTLAHKHKSSARNIIPKYSKDSNIVNQEGGKTLAEFPNSIELGKLGPGQDPNNKEHSTTSLVVFFLLVAMRTGVYL; from the coding sequence ATGAAAGAGGCGATCAGAATGGTACTCGAATCCATTTATGATCCCGAGTTTCCAGACACATCGCACTTCCGCTCGGGTCGAGGCCGCTACTCGGCCCTAAGACGGATCAAAGAAGAGTGGGGAACCTCTCGCTGGTTTTTGGAATTCGACATCAGGAAGTGTTTTCACACCATCGACCGACATCGACTCATCCCAATCTTTAAGGAAGAGATCGACGATCCCAAGTTCTTTTACTCCATTCATAAAGTCTTTTCCGCCGGACGACTCGTAGGAGGTGAGAAGGGCCCTTACTCCGTCCCACACAGTGTACTACTATCGGCCCTACCAGGCAACATCTACCTACACAAGCTCGATCAGGAGATAGGAAGGATCCGACAAAAGTACGAAATTCCTAGAATAAGATCGGTTCTATTAAGGACAGGTCGTATTGATGACCAAGAAAACTCTGGAGAAGAAGCAAGCTTCAACGCTCCCCAAGACAACAGAGCCATCATTGTGGGCAGGGTCAAGAGCATTCAACGCAAAGCGGCCTTTCATTCCCTTGTTTCGTCGTGGCACACCCCCCCCACAAGCACCCCCCGGCGAAGGGGGGACCAGAAAACGCCTTTCGTTTTCCCCCCTTCGTCGGCCCTTGCCGCCTTCCTTAACAAGCCCTCGAGCCTCCTTTGCGCCGCCTTCTTAATAGAAGCCGCCGGGTTGACCCCGAAGGCCGAATTCTATGGTAGAGAATGCTTTTCTTATAATAATTGGGCCATGAGAGACCTTATTAAGTATTGCAAAAGAAAGGGCCTGCTGATAGAGCTGGGCGGGGAGGCGAGACTAGTTATCAGGTCAGAGAGAGGCCTGGCCCGTAAACCGGCCCCCTTCAAAAAAAAAAACCATTCTTTCATAAGGATTTGTTACGTGCGATATGCCGACGACTTACTACTGGGAATCGTGGGTGCCGTAGAGCTTCTCATAGAAATACAAAAACGTATCGCCCACTTCCTACAATCCGGCCTGAACCTTTGGGTAGGCTCTGCAGGATCAACAACAATAGCTGCACGGAGTACGGTAGAATTCCCCGGTACGGTCATTCGGGAAGTCCCTCCGAGGACGACTCCCATGCAATTCTTGCGAGAGCTGGAGAAGCGTCTACGGGTAAAGCACCGTATCCATATAACTGTTTGCCACCTACGCTCCGCCATCCATTCCAAGTTTAGGAACCTAGGGAATAGTCTCCCGATCAAACAGCTGACGAAGGGGATGAGCGAAACAGGGAGTCTACTGGACGGGGTTCCACTAGCGGAGACTCTTGGAACAGCTGGAGTAAGAAGTCCCCAAGTAAGCGTATTATGGGGGACCGTCCAGCACATCTGGCAAGGATCAAGGGGGATCTCGTTGTTGCATAGCTCAGGTCGGAGCAACGCGCCATCGGACGTTCAAGAGGCAGTCGCACGATCGGGCATGAGTGTCCGGAAGTTGTCATTGTATACTCCCGCGGGTCGGAAGGCGGCGGGGGAAGGAGGAGGACACTGGGCGGGATCTATCAGCAGCGAATTCCCCATACAGATAGAGGCGCCTATCAAAAAGATACTCCGAAGGCTTCGGGATCGAGGTATCATTAGCCGAAGAAGACCCTGGCCAATCCACGTGGCCTGCTTGACGAACGTCAGCGACGGAGACATCGTAAATTGGTCTGCGGGCATCGCGATAAGTCCTCTGTCCTACTACAGGTGCCGCGACAACCTTTACCAAGTCCGAACGATTGTCGACCACCAGATCCGCTGGTCTGCAATATTCACCCTAGCCCACAAGCACAAATCCTCGGCGCGTAATATAATCCCAAAGTACTCCAAAGACTCAAATATAGTCAATCAAGAAGGTGGTAAGACCCTTGCAGAGTTCCCCAACAGCATAGAGCTTGGGAAGCTCGGACCCGGTCAAGATCCGAACAACAAGGAGCACTCCACTACTAGTCTAGTCGTTTTTTTTCTATTAGTTGCGATGCGAACAGGCGTTTACTTATGA